A region from the Cuculus canorus isolate bCucCan1 chromosome 14, bCucCan1.pri, whole genome shotgun sequence genome encodes:
- the CD14 gene encoding monocyte differentiation antigen CD14 isoform X2 — protein sequence MGKRWVTVSVAVLLLGLLEAEGQCFLNRTKEHCVCYNLSQESMRSIIQCLPACVVEFQGGDLERYILLPISDPDPSIIEMLNSLLVRKIIFGDLLVPEILLARVLRFLSYTKVEELVIENCIFEGRGNWDEMIGQHLPVLSLSFHNVTSVPLMGRQRDLSHLSVWLGTLQDLAITGSHVTSLPCAVGRVFRALRSLDMAQNSLEDESLMPAFCEGAFPRLRLLSLRRNNLTSYHNVCKSLRLLPELQHLDLSQNKLLADPSSSCQWPASLQIFNLSDTSLVEVLTPLPPSLEVLDMSCNHLHTVDISLSSLRRLFLSQNALRAAPSIQNYPMLDTLHLDNNSITELLWDEVKLLERLRDVTVASNPFNCSCSGAGALQALAARGHLGQGWPQVYTCVSPPRYQGWTVQEVPVLALRCNRAAVIAPLCIALLLLGVAGVLCLVRSRPGLVRHCHRA from the exons ATGGGAAAGAG GTGGGTCACCGTGAGCGTGGCTGTTctcctcctggggctgctggaggcagaagGCCAGTGTTTCCTCAATCGCACCAAGGAGCACTGTGTGTGCTACAACCTCTCCCAGGAAAGCATGAGGAGCATcatccagtgcctcccagcctGTGTCGTGGAGTTCCAGGGAGGAGACCTAGAGAGATATATCCTCCTCCCCATCAGTGACCCAGACCCCTCCATCATTGAGATGCTGAACTCCCTTCTtgtcaggaaaataatttttggtgATCTCTTGGTGCCTGAGATTCTCCTTGCCCGGGTCTTGAGGTTCTTGTCCTACACCAAGGTGGAGGAGTTGGTAATTGAGAACTGCATTTTCGAGGGGAGAGGCAACTGGGATGAAATGATTGGCCAGCACTTGCCCGTGTTGTCCCTGAGCTTCCACAACGTAACCTCGGTGCCACTGATGGGTCGCCAGCGGGACTTGTCTCACCTGAGCGTCTGGCTGGGGACCCTGCAGGACCTGGCCATCACTGGCTCCCACGTCACCAGCCTGCCCTGTGCTGTCGGGAGGGTGTTCAGGGCTCTGCGGTCCCTAGACATGGCACAAAACAGCCTTGAGGATGAGAGCTTGATGCCTGCCTTCTGCGAGGGAGCTTTCCCTCGGCTCAGGCTGCTGAGTCTGCGTCGCAACAACCTGACGTCCTACCACAACGTCTGCAAAAGCCTGCGGCTGCTGCCGGAGCTCCAGCACCTGGATCTCAGCCAGAACAAGCTCCTGGCAGAcccatcctcctcctgccagTGGCCAGCGTCCCTCCAGATTTTTAACTTGTCCGACACCAGCTTGGTAGAAGTCCTCACACCTCTGCCTCCCAGTCTAGAAGTGCTGGACATGAGCTGCAACCACCTCCACACTGTAGACATCTCCCTCAGCTCCCTGAGGAGGCTCTTCCTGAGCCAGAACGCACTGCGGGCTGCCCCCTCCATCCAGAATTACCCGATGTTGGACACTCTCCATCTAGACAACAACTCGAttacagagctgctgtgggatgAGGTGAAGCTCCTGGAGCGCCTGCGGGATGTGACTGTGGCCAGCAACCCCTTCAACTGCTCGTGCTCAGGGGCCGGGGCACTGCAGGCGCTGGCGGCCAGGGGGCACCTGGGGCAGGGCTGGCCCCAAGTCTACACGTGTGTATCCCCGCCGCGCTACCAGGGTTGGACGGTGCAGGAGGTGCCAGTCTTGGCTCTGCGCTGTAACCGTGCTGCTGTCATTGCCCCCCTCTGCATTGCCCTTCTCCTGCTCGGAGTGGCTGGGGTCCTCTGCTTGGTCAGATCTAGGCCTGGGCTCGTGCGGCACTGCCACAGGGCATGA
- the TMCO6 gene encoding LOW QUALITY PROTEIN: transmembrane and coiled-coil domain-containing protein 6 (The sequence of the model RefSeq protein was modified relative to this genomic sequence to represent the inferred CDS: inserted 4 bases in 3 codons; deleted 5 bases in 5 codons; substituted 1 base at 1 genomic stop codon), translated as MGPMGRVSAAAALAEGRRQREAALRKARRQEQLVSKRLLREESAAAEGVQDGAXIMPGPLSEDEVLELLRGVQRGSEDRKRSLSRLHLALQNQETQQKFVRMDGSIQTLIGSSPAAXRTCRWEAARCLHELSHSSDPMVPRPVLPLTSYLLTYLSGHSVEFTELCLYTLGNLVVGSEAVRKRLLPQGIIPVLASCIQSPHEAVLEGLGYVLSQLLQAKEAPAEIIPLVLDSALPQHMLRLVCSGLKSGTGAAVEFAWSLHYMVCSHTANEALLSLGAVPALTLLLLDLGCHNPXDTTEGLELLICPVLRCLGNLLAGETGCEAQIQDERLLIALFLIMEHFLREHPFIVQEGLWLLEQPHSRQPFFCSALLSLDLXPAVLQLLQCSQMATVLALTVLCNLAARGPAHCQQLHQHLLLPQLLPVLALPDPEAVGQSLELLHLLFLHCPEAAADFVRQGGHWALERHRSSPALQKRAQALLDMVGQLAGASAFPPAYTTLPAFS; from the exons ATGGGGCCGATGGGCCGTGTATCGGCTGCGGCGGCGCTGGCGGAGGGGCGGAGGCAGCGGGAGGCCG CTCTCAGGAAAGCCCGGCGGCAGGAGCAGCTGGTCAGCAAAAGGCTTCTGCGGGAGGAGAGCGCAGCAGCGGAGGGTGTACAGGATGGAG GGATCATGCCAGGCCCTCTCTCGGAGGATGAG GTTCTTGAGCTGCTCAgaggggtgcagaggggttCAGAGGACAGGAAAAGGTCACTCAGCCGC CTCCACTTGGCTCTGCAGAACCAGGAGACTCAGCAGAAGTTTGTCAG GATGGACGGCAGCATCCAGACGCTCATTGGCTCTTCACCAGCAGCCTAGCGGACATGCAGATGGGAGGCAGCCCGCTGTCTCCATGAGCTTTCCCACTCCAGTGACCCGATGGTGCCGAGGCCTGTCCTGCCGCTGACC TCCTATCTCCTCACCTACCTCTCA GGACACAGCGTTGAGTTCACG gagctgtgttTGTATACGCTGGGGAACCTCGTTGTGGGAAGTGAAGCTGTGAGGAAGCGGCTTCTGCCTCAGGGCATCATTCCAGTGCTGGCATCCTGCATCCAG TCCCCGCATGAGGCGGTGCTGGAAGGCCTGGGCTACGTCCTCTCGCAGCTCCTCCAAGCCAAGGAAGCTCCTGCAGAGATCATACC CCTGGTTCTGGACTCGGCTCTGCCTCAGCACATGCTTCGACTGGTTTGTTCAGGCCTCAAGTCTGGAACGGGAGCAGCTGTGGAGTTTGCATGGAGTCTCCACTACATGGTTTGTAG CCACACAGCCAACGAGGCGTTGCTGTCGCTGGGAGCTGTGCCTGCCCTCACCTTGCTCCTGCTCGACCTTGGCTGCCACAATCC AGATACTACTGAGGGCCTGGAGCTG CTCATCTGCCCAGTGCTGCGCTGCCTCGGCAACCTGCTGGCGGGGGAGACAGGT TGCGAAGCACAGATCCAGGACGAGCGCCTGCTCATCGCCCTCTTC CTCATCATGGAGCACTTCCTCCGGGAGCACCCGTTCATCGTGCAGGAGGGGCTCTGGCTGCTGGAACAACCTCACAG CAGACAGCCCTTCTTCTGCTCCGCTCTGctctccctggacc ctccGGCTgtactgcagctcctgcagtgtTCCCAGATGGCCACTGTGTTG GCCCTGACAGTGCTGTGCAACCTCGCGGCGAGGGGCCCGGctcactgccagcagctgcaccagcacctgctgctgccccagctgctgcccGTCCTGGCACTGCCCGACCCTGAGGCGGTGGGGCagagcctggagctgctgcaccTCCTCTTCCTGCACTGCCCAGAG GCTGCTGCCGACTTCGTCAGGCAAGGTGGGCACTGGGCCCTGGAACGACACCGGAGCAGCCCTGCACTCCAGAAGCGGGCACAAGCTCTGCTGGACATGGTGGGACAGCTGGCGGGagcctctgcctttcctcctgcctACACCACACTGCCTGCCTTCTCCTAG
- the CD14 gene encoding monocyte differentiation antigen CD14 isoform X1 has protein sequence MAAAGGSSCGTRKHFGVSWWVTVSVAVLLLGLLEAEGQCFLNRTKEHCVCYNLSQESMRSIIQCLPACVVEFQGGDLERYILLPISDPDPSIIEMLNSLLVRKIIFGDLLVPEILLARVLRFLSYTKVEELVIENCIFEGRGNWDEMIGQHLPVLSLSFHNVTSVPLMGRQRDLSHLSVWLGTLQDLAITGSHVTSLPCAVGRVFRALRSLDMAQNSLEDESLMPAFCEGAFPRLRLLSLRRNNLTSYHNVCKSLRLLPELQHLDLSQNKLLADPSSSCQWPASLQIFNLSDTSLVEVLTPLPPSLEVLDMSCNHLHTVDISLSSLRRLFLSQNALRAAPSIQNYPMLDTLHLDNNSITELLWDEVKLLERLRDVTVASNPFNCSCSGAGALQALAARGHLGQGWPQVYTCVSPPRYQGWTVQEVPVLALRCNRAAVIAPLCIALLLLGVAGVLCLVRSRPGLVRHCHRA, from the exons ATGGCAGCGGCTGGAGGAAGCAGCTGTGGGACAAGGAAACATTTTGGTGTGAGCTG GTGGGTCACCGTGAGCGTGGCTGTTctcctcctggggctgctggaggcagaagGCCAGTGTTTCCTCAATCGCACCAAGGAGCACTGTGTGTGCTACAACCTCTCCCAGGAAAGCATGAGGAGCATcatccagtgcctcccagcctGTGTCGTGGAGTTCCAGGGAGGAGACCTAGAGAGATATATCCTCCTCCCCATCAGTGACCCAGACCCCTCCATCATTGAGATGCTGAACTCCCTTCTtgtcaggaaaataatttttggtgATCTCTTGGTGCCTGAGATTCTCCTTGCCCGGGTCTTGAGGTTCTTGTCCTACACCAAGGTGGAGGAGTTGGTAATTGAGAACTGCATTTTCGAGGGGAGAGGCAACTGGGATGAAATGATTGGCCAGCACTTGCCCGTGTTGTCCCTGAGCTTCCACAACGTAACCTCGGTGCCACTGATGGGTCGCCAGCGGGACTTGTCTCACCTGAGCGTCTGGCTGGGGACCCTGCAGGACCTGGCCATCACTGGCTCCCACGTCACCAGCCTGCCCTGTGCTGTCGGGAGGGTGTTCAGGGCTCTGCGGTCCCTAGACATGGCACAAAACAGCCTTGAGGATGAGAGCTTGATGCCTGCCTTCTGCGAGGGAGCTTTCCCTCGGCTCAGGCTGCTGAGTCTGCGTCGCAACAACCTGACGTCCTACCACAACGTCTGCAAAAGCCTGCGGCTGCTGCCGGAGCTCCAGCACCTGGATCTCAGCCAGAACAAGCTCCTGGCAGAcccatcctcctcctgccagTGGCCAGCGTCCCTCCAGATTTTTAACTTGTCCGACACCAGCTTGGTAGAAGTCCTCACACCTCTGCCTCCCAGTCTAGAAGTGCTGGACATGAGCTGCAACCACCTCCACACTGTAGACATCTCCCTCAGCTCCCTGAGGAGGCTCTTCCTGAGCCAGAACGCACTGCGGGCTGCCCCCTCCATCCAGAATTACCCGATGTTGGACACTCTCCATCTAGACAACAACTCGAttacagagctgctgtgggatgAGGTGAAGCTCCTGGAGCGCCTGCGGGATGTGACTGTGGCCAGCAACCCCTTCAACTGCTCGTGCTCAGGGGCCGGGGCACTGCAGGCGCTGGCGGCCAGGGGGCACCTGGGGCAGGGCTGGCCCCAAGTCTACACGTGTGTATCCCCGCCGCGCTACCAGGGTTGGACGGTGCAGGAGGTGCCAGTCTTGGCTCTGCGCTGTAACCGTGCTGCTGTCATTGCCCCCCTCTGCATTGCCCTTCTCCTGCTCGGAGTGGCTGGGGTCCTCTGCTTGGTCAGATCTAGGCCTGGGCTCGTGCGGCACTGCCACAGGGCATGA
- the NDUFA2 gene encoding NADH dehydrogenase [ubiquinone] 1 alpha subcomplex subunit 2, with protein MAAAARGLALGRAVRELRIHLCPRSGGSRGARDFVEQHYVTLKKANPEFPILVRECSGVQARLWARYEFGKEKSVPLENLTTEQVSKALENLVKNKV; from the exons ATGGCGGCGGCCGCGCGGGGTTTGGCGCTGGGTCGGGCTGTGCGCGAGCTCCGCATCCACCTCTGCCCGCGCTCGGGCGGCAGCCGCGGCGCCAG GGACTTCGTGGAGCAGCACTACGTGACCCTGAAGAAGGCGAACCCCGAGTTCCCCATCCTGGTCCGTGAGTGCTCGGGGGTGCAGGCCCGGCTCTGGGCCCGCTATG AATTTGGCAAGGAGAAGAGTGTGCCACTGGAAAACCTCACCACGGAGCAAGTAAGCAAGGCCTTGGAGAACCTTGTGAAAAACAAGGTGTGA
- the IK gene encoding protein Red has protein sequence MPERDNEPFSNPLAPEGHDVDDSHSFHQSKLTNEDFRKLLMTPRAAPTSAPPSKSRHHEMPREYNEDEDPAARRRKKKSYYAKLRQQEIERERELAEKYRDRAKERRDGVNKDYEETELISTTANYRAVGPTAEADKSAAEKRRQLIQESKFLGGDMEHTHLVKGLDFALLQKVRAEIASKEKEEEEMMEKPQKETKKDEDPENKIEFKTRLGRNIYRILFKNKAYERNELFLPGRMAYVVDLDDEYADTDIPTTLIRSKADCPTMEAQTTLTTNDIVISKLTQILSYLRQGTRNKKLKKKDKGKLDEKKPPEADMNIFEDIGDYVPSTAKMPREKERYRDRERDRERERDRERERDRERDREREEEKKRHSYFEKPKADDEPADVDKGPGSAKDLIKSINEKFAGAAGWEGAESLKKPEDKKQVGDFFGMSNSYAECYPATMDAMAVDSDEEVDYSKMDQGNKKGPLGRWDFDTQEEYSEYMNNKEALPKAAFQYGIKMSEGRKTRRFKETNDKAELDRQWKKISAIIEKRKKLEADGVEVKRPKY, from the exons ATGCCGGAGCGCGACA ATGAACCATTCTCCAACCCTCTGGCCCCTGAAGGCCACGATGTGGATGACTCGCATTCTTTCCACCA GTCCAAGCTGACCAATGAAGACTTCAGGAAGCTTCTCATGACCCCGCGGGCTGCGCCAACATCTGCGCCACCGTCCAAATCTCGCCACCATGA GATGCCCCGGGAGTACAACGAAGATGAAGACCCAGCTGCTcgcagaaggaagaagaaaag ctATTATGCAAAGCTGCGCCAGCAGGAGATAGAGCGCGAGAGGGAGCTGGCTGAGAAGTACCGGGATCGAGCcaaggagaggagagatggCGTCAACAAGGACTATGAGGAAACGGAGCTGATCAGCACAACTGCCAACTACAGGGCTGTGGGGCCGACAGCTGAAGC GGACAAATCTGCTGCGGAAAAGAGGAGACAGTTGATCCAGGAGTCCAAGTTCTTGGGTGGTGACATGGAGCACACTCActtggtgaagggtctggacTTTGCGCTGTTGCAGAAG GTACGGGCTGAGATTGCcagcaaggagaaggaagaggaagaaatgatgGAGAAGCCCCAGAAGGAAACCAA GAAAGATGAAGATCCAGAGAACAAAATTGAATTTAAGACCCGGCTGG gTCGCAACATCTACCGCATTCTGTTCAAGAACAAGGCCTATGAGCGGAATGAGCTGTTCCTGCCTGGGAGGATGGCCTATGTGGTAGATCTGGATGATGAGTATGCTGATACTGACATCCCAACCACGCTGATCCGGAGCAAGGCCGACTGCCCCACCATGGAG GCGCAGACAACACTGACCACCAATGACATCGTCATCAGCAAGCTGACGCAGATCCTCTCTTATCTCAGGCAAGGCACCCGCAACAAGAAGCTcaagaagaaagacaaag GGAAACTGGATGAGAAAAAGCCCCCTGAAGCTGATATGAA CATCTTTGAAGACATTGGGGATTATGTGCCCTCCACAGCGAAGATGCCACGGGAGAAGGAGCGGTACCGTGATAGAGAGCGTGACCGGGAACGTGAGAGGGACCGGGAGCGTGAGAGGGACAGGGAACGTGACCGGGAAcgggaggaggaaaagaagagacaCAGCTACTTTGAAAAGCCCAAGGCTGATGACGAG CCCGCAGATGTTGACAAAG GACCTGGCTCGGCCAAAGACCTCATCAAGTCCATCAACGAGAAGTTTGCcggagctgctggctgggaaggagcagagtCAT TGAAGAAGCCAGAAGACAAGAAGCAGGTGGGGGATTTCTTCGGCATGTCCAACAGCTATGCTGAGTGCTATCCCGCTAC CATGGACGCTATGGCTGTGGACAGCGATGAGGAGGTGGACTACAGCAAAATGGATCAG GGGAACAAGAAGGGGCCTCTGGGGCGCTGGGACTTCGACACCCAAGAGGAGTACAGCGAATACATGAACAACAAAGAAGCTCTGCCCAA GGCGGCTTTCCAGTATGGTATTAAGATGTCCGAGGGACGCAAAACTCGTCGCTTCAAGGAGACGAACGACAAGGCAGAGCTGGATCGGCAGTGGAAGAAGATCAGTGCG ATCATcgagaagaggaagaagttgGAGGCAGATGG GGTTGAAGTGAAACGTCCCAAGTATTGA